A genome region from Vicinamibacterales bacterium includes the following:
- a CDS encoding MBL fold metallo-hydrolase — MHVLVRVGVTVLLTAQVISAQMLSRDTLDIYWIDVEGGSATLIVTPNSESILMDAGWPRSDDRDAQRIQAAMTDAGIDRLNYFITSHFHADHVGGLTALANRVVIDQFIDHGDSVEDNPELWNPYLAVVTGKKRRSVSPGDTLPIPGLEFMFVTSNGQTLQASLSLSEPNALCNEASSPVPDMGENGRSVGYLLSFGSFQFLNLGDLTVDRQHALACPVNTLGTVDLLQVPHHGNDLAPELLWALMPQVTISSQGPHKGGSADGFEIISQIPELEDMWQVHRALDTDDGHNTEAQLIANHTDEDGCSGHWLKATVRQDGRSYTVLNGRNDSRQAYISR; from the coding sequence ATGCATGTTCTGGTGCGTGTTGGAGTCACAGTGTTGCTCACCGCACAAGTTATCTCTGCCCAGATGCTGTCCCGTGACACGCTCGATATCTACTGGATCGACGTCGAGGGCGGTTCGGCCACGCTCATTGTGACTCCGAACAGCGAGTCCATTCTGATGGATGCCGGGTGGCCCCGTTCCGACGACCGAGATGCCCAACGCATCCAGGCGGCGATGACTGACGCGGGTATCGACCGTCTCAATTACTTCATCACCTCTCACTTCCATGCTGACCATGTCGGCGGGCTTACCGCGCTCGCTAATCGTGTCGTAATCGATCAGTTCATCGATCACGGTGACAGCGTTGAAGACAATCCTGAGCTGTGGAATCCCTACCTGGCCGTGGTCACCGGGAAGAAACGACGCAGTGTGAGCCCTGGGGATACCCTGCCCATTCCGGGGCTAGAGTTCATGTTCGTGACCTCTAACGGCCAAACGCTGCAAGCAAGTTTGTCACTGAGTGAGCCGAATGCGCTCTGTAACGAGGCCTCTTCACCCGTGCCAGACATGGGCGAGAACGGTCGGAGTGTGGGTTATCTGTTGTCGTTCGGTTCGTTTCAATTCCTAAACCTCGGCGATCTCACCGTCGATCGCCAGCATGCCCTTGCCTGCCCAGTAAACACCCTTGGCACCGTGGACCTTCTTCAAGTGCCTCACCATGGGAACGACCTAGCCCCAGAGTTACTGTGGGCCCTCATGCCACAGGTGACCATCAGTAGCCAAGGGCCACACAAGGGTGGCAGTGCCGACGGCTTCGAGATCATCTCGCAGATTCCAGAGCTCGAAGATATGTGGCAAGTGCACCGAGCGCTCGACACGGACGACGGGCATAACACCGAGGCACAATTGATCGCCAATCATACTGACGAAGACGGGTGTTCAGGGCACTGGCTTAAAGCGACAGTGCGCCAAGATGGGCGGAGCTACACGGTGCTCAACGGAAGAAACGACAGCCGGCAGGCCTATATTTCGCGGTAG